The Geothrix sp. DNA segment TCATCTGGCTGGTGCTGGTGGTGCGCGCCCTGATTCCGGCCCTGAAGGGCGAGAAGGGCCGCCTGGGTTTGCTCAAGCTCTTCGTGCTGTCGGCCATCGCCATCCCGCTCTTCTACTCCGCGGGCTTCATGTACACCCGCGAGACCCACGTCGCCCTCGCCGAATACTGGCGCTGGTGGGTGGTCCACCTCTGGGTGGAAGGGTTCTTCGAAGTCTTCGCCACCGTCGCCATCGCGCTGCTCTCCACCCGCATGGGCCTGCTGCGCGAAAGCACCGCGCTGCGTGCCGTGAGCACCTCCATGGGCCTCTTCCTGGGCAGCGGCGTCATCGGCACCTTCCACCACCTCTACTACACCGGTTCCCCGGCCTCCATCTCGGCCCTGGGTTCCGTGTTCAGTGCCCTGGAGATCGTGCCCCTCACCATCGTGGGCTTCGAGATCGCCCAGAGCCTGAAAGCCGGCAAGGCCATCGGCAGCGGCTACGAGTGGCCCTTCAAGTTCTTCGCGGCGGTCTGCTTCTGGAACCTCATCGGCGCGGGCGTCTTCGGCATGCTCATCAACCCGCCCTCGGTGCTCTACTTCGGCCAGGGCCTCAACACCACACCCATCCACAGCCATGCCGCGCTCTTCGGCGTCTACGGCTTCCTCGCCATCTCGCTCATGCTCTTCGCCCTGCGCGGCATGACGCCGGACAAGGCCTGGGATGAGAAGTGGCTGAAGGTGGGCTTCTGGGGCCTGAACATCGGCCTCGTGCTGATGCTGGTGTTCTCGCTGATCCCCAGCGGCTTCTATCAGATCGCCCAGAGCCTCGAACACGGCACCTGGTATGCGCGCAGCGCCGAGGTGGTGCAGAGCCCCCTCATGCGCACCTTCACCTGGCTGCGCATGCCTGGCGACGTCCTCTTCGGCATCGGCGCCCTCGCCGTCATCCTCTTCACCTTCAAGGCGGTCATCGGCGCCTGGGGCTGGAGGACGGCGGAGGAGATCGAGCCCGCCAAGGAACACCTGCCCGTGGCTCCCGCCTTTGCGGTGGCCGAGGACTGAAGCTATTTGGACTAAGGAAGGGGTCCCTGCCGGAAGGTGGGGGCCTCGTTCTGTCAGCCGCTGTTGCGGAGACCCGCGGCGATGCCATTGATGGTGAGCAGGATGCCGCGCGCGGTGCGGTCGTCGCCATCCCCGGAGCGGTAGCGGCGGAGCAATTCCACCTGAAGGTGGTTCAGGGGATCCAGGTAGGGGAAGCGATGCTGGATGGACCGCCGGAGGGTCGCATTGTCCTCCAGGAGATCGGCCTGGCCGGTGATGGCCTTCAGGGCCGCGATGGAAGCCTCGCACTCTTCCTGCAGGCGGCCGAAGATCCGGTCGCGCAGCGCCGGGTCGCGCACCAGATCCGCATAGCGGGAGGCGATGGCCAGGTCCACCTTGGCGAGCACCATGTCCATGTTGGAGAGCAGGCTCCGGAAATAGGGCCAGCGGGCGTGCATCTCCTTCAGCAGAACCAGGCCGTCCTCGCCACGCTCCCGCCGGAAGGCGCGGACCGCCGCGCCGAACCCGTACCAGCCCGGCAGCATCAGGCGGCACTGGCTCCAGCTGAACACCCAGGGGATGGCCCGCAGGTCCGTGATGGCGCGCCCGGCCTTCCGGCTGGCGGGCCGCGAGCCGATGTTGAGCTGGGCGATCTCGGCGATGGGGGTGGATTCCCAGAAGAAGCGCTCGAAGTCCGGGGTGCCGTATACGAGGTCCCGGTAGGCCCCGCAGGCGTGATCCGACAGGGCATCCATGACCTGCAGGAAGCGTGGATCCGGTCCTGCGCTGCTTCCGGCCGGGAGGCTGGCCTCCAGGGCGGCCGCCACCAGCACCTCGAGGTTGCGCCGCCCCACGGCCGGGTGGCCGTACTTGGCGGCGACGACCTCGCCCTGCTCGGTCAGGCGGATCTGGCCCTGCACGGCCCCGGGCGGTTGGGCGAGGATGGCTTCGTAACTGGGGCCGCCACCGCGGCCCACGGATCCGCCACGGCCGTGGAACAGGCGCAACCGGATGCCATGGCGCTGCGCCACCGCCACCAGGTTCAGCTCGGCCTTGTAGAGTTCCCAGCGCGAGGTGAGGAATCCCCCGTCCTTGTTGCTGTCCGAATAGCCCAACATGACTTCCTGAATGCCATCGCGGCCATCCAACATGCGCCGGTAGAGGGGAACGCGCAGCAGGCCATCCATGATGTCGCCGCAGCGCTGGAGGTCCTCGATGGTCTCGAAGAGCGGGATGAGGTTGAGGTCCAGGCGGGCCTCGGCCGGGCGCAGGATCCCCGCCTCCCGCAGCATCACGGCCGCCTCGAGCAGGTCGGAGACGCCTTCGGTGTGGCTGATGATGCAGCTGGGCAGGGCCTCGGTCCCCAGGCGCTGCTGGGCCTCTGCGGCCGTCCGGAACAGGGCCAGCTCCTGGCGGGTCTCCTCGCCGTAGGGGAGGTAGGGCGAGGCCAGGGGGCGCGGGCTTTCCAGCTCGGCCGCCAGCAGGTCGATCTTCTGCGGCTCATCCAGCGAGAGGTAGCCTGTGCCCGGGCGGACCGCCTCCAGCAGCTCGGCCACCACGCGGCCGTGGACTTCCGAAGCCTGCCGCAGGTCCACGGGGGCCATGTGGAAGCCGAAGACCGACACCGCGCGCCGCAGCCCCCGCAGGCGCCCCCGGGCCAGCCGCCGTCCTCCATGTTTGCGGAGGGAA contains these protein-coding regions:
- the ppc gene encoding phosphoenolpyruvate carboxylase, producing the protein MDPAPPDKDLPLKEDIRLLGRVLGDTVREQEGDETFQLIERIRQSAVRFRRAQDSGAGDELRSILKALSPGRAILVVRAFSYFSQLANLAEDQHHIRRSRAHRMGNALPRPSSLGHALLRAGEAGWNAADLRTFFASAQVRPVLTAHPTEVQRKSILNAQMEIARLLDERDRSASTPRETALRDEHLQRQVLLLWQTRMLRPQRPAVADEVASALSYFDRTFLREIPALYADLEDRLALDPAWGDAELPPFFRLGSWIGGDRDGHPFVTAEVLEQTLRTQSRTVLDFLLQELQALASELSLSLQVSRASQAVLDLAARAPDPSPQRADETYRLALTLISGRLAATRQGVSDPEPTGPRGLAPYQTPEDLKADLDTLDDSLRKHGGRRLARGRLRGLRRAVSVFGFHMAPVDLRQASEVHGRVVAELLEAVRPGTGYLSLDEPQKIDLLAAELESPRPLASPYLPYGEETRQELALFRTAAEAQQRLGTEALPSCIISHTEGVSDLLEAAVMLREAGILRPAEARLDLNLIPLFETIEDLQRCGDIMDGLLRVPLYRRMLDGRDGIQEVMLGYSDSNKDGGFLTSRWELYKAELNLVAVAQRHGIRLRLFHGRGGSVGRGGGPSYEAILAQPPGAVQGQIRLTEQGEVVAAKYGHPAVGRRNLEVLVAAALEASLPAGSSAGPDPRFLQVMDALSDHACGAYRDLVYGTPDFERFFWESTPIAEIAQLNIGSRPASRKAGRAITDLRAIPWVFSWSQCRLMLPGWYGFGAAVRAFRRERGEDGLVLLKEMHARWPYFRSLLSNMDMVLAKVDLAIASRYADLVRDPALRDRIFGRLQEECEASIAALKAITGQADLLEDNATLRRSIQHRFPYLDPLNHLQVELLRRYRSGDGDDRTARGILLTINGIAAGLRNSG